One genomic region from Actinocatenispora thailandica encodes:
- a CDS encoding ABC transporter ATP-binding protein, protein MVLSVTGLVAGYDRIEALHGVDIEVRAGEAVTLIGANGAGKTTLLGTIAGLLRSWRGRIQFAGEDVTRWSAERRSRAGLALVPEGRRVFAGLTVEENLHLGAYSRARSSTGEGLATVYELFPKLKDRRRQPAGTMSGGEQQMLAIGRALMSRPKLLLLDEPSLGLAPLAVREVADALVELAGRDTTLALVEQNAQVAFHVAQRGYLLDRGAVVTAGTVDELRDDPRVHQAYLGQPAR, encoded by the coding sequence CTGGTGCTGTCGGTGACCGGGCTGGTCGCCGGGTACGACCGGATCGAGGCGCTGCACGGCGTCGACATCGAGGTACGCGCCGGTGAGGCGGTGACCCTGATCGGCGCCAACGGAGCCGGCAAGACGACGCTGCTGGGCACCATCGCCGGCCTGTTGCGGTCCTGGCGCGGCCGGATCCAGTTCGCCGGCGAGGACGTCACCCGTTGGTCGGCCGAGCGGCGCAGCCGCGCCGGCCTCGCCCTGGTACCGGAGGGCCGGCGGGTGTTCGCCGGCCTCACCGTCGAGGAGAACCTGCACCTCGGGGCGTACTCGCGGGCCCGCTCGTCCACCGGCGAGGGGCTGGCCACGGTCTACGAGCTGTTCCCGAAGCTGAAGGACCGCCGGCGGCAGCCGGCCGGCACCATGTCCGGCGGCGAGCAGCAGATGCTCGCGATCGGCCGGGCACTGATGAGCCGGCCGAAGCTGCTGCTGCTGGACGAGCCGTCGCTCGGCCTCGCGCCGCTCGCGGTCCGCGAGGTGGCCGACGCGCTGGTGGAGCTGGCCGGCCGGGACACCACGCTGGCGCTGGTCGAGCAGAACGCGCAGGTCGCCTTCCACGTCGCGCAGCGCGGCTACCTGCTGGACCGCGGTGCGGTGGTGACCGCCGGTACGGTCGACGAGCTGCGCGACGATCCGCGGGTGCACCAGGCGTACCTGGGGCAGCCGGCCCGATGA
- a CDS encoding uridine kinase family protein yields the protein MHADGGIARVVLLAGPSGSGKSYVARRCGVPVLPLDDFYLNGDDPRLPRVGDGPATGPNPAPVDWESPASWDATAAVAAIELLARTGSVEVPHYDISVDRCTGYERLELRGARVFVAEGIFAAEIAAACRDRGVLAGAYALRRPRGVTFCRRLARDLREHRKPPAVLLRRGVRLYHDESRVLTRQAALGCRPASAATVRRTIIAAAGTSTARQTALS from the coding sequence ATGCACGCCGACGGAGGTATCGCCCGGGTCGTGCTGCTGGCCGGCCCGTCCGGCTCCGGCAAGTCGTACGTGGCGCGCCGGTGCGGCGTTCCGGTGCTGCCGTTGGACGACTTCTACCTCAACGGCGACGATCCGCGGCTGCCCCGGGTCGGCGACGGTCCGGCGACCGGCCCGAACCCGGCGCCGGTGGACTGGGAGTCGCCGGCGAGCTGGGACGCCACCGCTGCGGTTGCCGCGATCGAACTGCTGGCCCGGACCGGCTCGGTCGAGGTGCCGCACTACGACATCAGCGTCGACCGGTGCACCGGGTACGAGCGGCTGGAGCTGCGGGGCGCCCGGGTGTTCGTGGCCGAGGGCATCTTCGCCGCGGAGATCGCCGCCGCGTGCCGGGACCGCGGGGTGCTCGCCGGGGCGTACGCGCTGCGGCGGCCCCGGGGGGTCACGTTCTGCCGCCGGCTGGCCCGCGACCTGCGCGAGCACCGCAAGCCGCCGGCGGTGCTGCTGCGTCGCGGCGTGCGGCTCTACCACGACGAGTCGCGGGTGTTGACCCGGCAGGCGGCGCTGGGCTGCCGGCCGGCGTCGGCGGCCACGGTCCGCCGCACGATCATCGCGGCCGCCGGGACGTCGACGGCGCGGCAGACCGCCCTGTCCTGA
- a CDS encoding ABC transporter substrate-binding protein: MVTLSVGTGCAKEQSSGGDGSSQIVIGADLELSGPAAVQGEAYQRALKMVQADINKTGIKVGGKTKKVKLVIRDNKSDPAESLTVAKSLINNDHVVAIVGAGASPTTIPIIPTVEKAKIPLVSMGSSGAIVTPVRKYIFKTPGNTDVIGNVMLKAFAKKKIKKVAVLSVDNPYGEAGLKEWQALDKAGKIDLVAHQKFSSEVKDLSVQATKVLAAKPDAVVVWAIPPQSGLAAKALRQKKFSGDKVYYDTGAGSELFVKGAGAASEGSYMVHSRVLAGNEITATTPAAQTEKNFFTEYSAKYGGFSGFAPMAADALNLIVAGIKKAGSADPQDIQKAMEHLSYDGAFGTYQFSPTNHGGVSESSLTVLQVKNGTWSLSDLG, encoded by the coding sequence GTGGTGACACTCTCCGTCGGTACTGGATGTGCCAAGGAGCAGAGTTCCGGCGGTGACGGCAGCTCGCAGATCGTGATCGGAGCGGACCTCGAACTGTCCGGCCCCGCCGCGGTCCAGGGCGAGGCATACCAGCGGGCGCTCAAGATGGTCCAGGCCGACATCAACAAGACCGGCATCAAGGTCGGCGGCAAGACCAAGAAGGTCAAGCTGGTCATCCGGGACAACAAGTCCGATCCGGCCGAGTCGTTGACGGTGGCGAAGTCGCTGATCAACAACGACCACGTGGTGGCGATCGTCGGCGCCGGCGCCTCTCCGACCACCATTCCGATCATCCCCACCGTCGAGAAGGCGAAGATCCCGCTGGTCTCGATGGGCTCCTCCGGGGCGATCGTCACGCCGGTCCGCAAGTACATCTTCAAGACGCCGGGCAACACCGACGTCATCGGCAACGTCATGCTCAAGGCGTTCGCCAAGAAGAAGATCAAGAAGGTCGCGGTGCTCTCCGTCGACAACCCGTACGGCGAGGCCGGGTTGAAGGAGTGGCAGGCGCTGGACAAGGCCGGCAAGATCGACCTGGTCGCGCACCAGAAGTTCTCCAGCGAGGTCAAGGACCTCAGCGTCCAGGCGACGAAGGTGCTGGCCGCGAAGCCGGACGCCGTCGTGGTGTGGGCGATCCCGCCGCAGTCCGGCCTGGCCGCGAAGGCGCTGCGGCAGAAGAAGTTCTCCGGCGACAAGGTCTACTACGACACCGGCGCCGGCTCCGAGCTGTTCGTCAAGGGCGCCGGTGCGGCGTCCGAGGGCTCGTACATGGTGCACTCCCGGGTGCTGGCCGGTAACGAGATCACCGCGACCACCCCGGCCGCGCAGACCGAGAAGAACTTCTTCACCGAGTACTCGGCGAAGTACGGCGGCTTCTCCGGCTTCGCGCCGATGGCCGCCGACGCGCTGAACCTGATCGTCGCCGGCATCAAGAAGGCGGGCTCGGCCGATCCGCAGGACATCCAGAAGGCGATGGAGCACCTGAGCTACGACGGCGCGTTCGGTACCTACCAGTTCAGCCCGACCAACCACGGCGGGGTCAGTGAGTCCTCGTTGACCGTCCTTCAGGTGAAGAACGGGACGTGGTCTCTCAGCGATCTCGGCTGA
- a CDS encoding branched-chain amino acid ABC transporter permease: MSELLQYVVTGLTTGSAYALVGLGIALIAQVTGVINFAQGQFVMLAGLLFAVLEEHQVPTVLAALAALAVTVLVGLALERLVLPRQAAGRTDQAIMLTIGASIVIEGVAFVTIGTEPKFARPFTAGDALRFGGASMDRQYLWVIGIAALVMLAVWLVLTRTRTGWAMRATAMDPDAARLSGISPSRMSMLVFLAAAGLGAIGGIVLAPLQSPDASVGIGLGLKGFAAAVIGGLDRPAGAVAGGLAVGVVEALASGYLPSSQSGFADGIAYAVLLVALIARPTGLLRRVTGERV, from the coding sequence ATGAGCGAACTGCTGCAGTACGTGGTCACCGGTCTCACGACCGGCTCCGCGTATGCCCTGGTGGGCCTGGGCATCGCCCTGATCGCCCAGGTCACCGGGGTGATCAACTTCGCCCAGGGTCAGTTCGTGATGCTCGCCGGGCTGCTGTTCGCGGTCCTGGAGGAGCACCAGGTACCGACGGTGCTCGCCGCGCTCGCGGCGCTCGCCGTCACGGTGCTGGTCGGGCTGGCCCTGGAGCGGCTGGTGCTGCCCCGGCAGGCAGCCGGCCGCACCGACCAGGCGATCATGCTGACCATCGGCGCCTCGATCGTCATCGAGGGCGTGGCGTTCGTGACGATCGGTACCGAGCCGAAGTTCGCCCGGCCGTTCACCGCCGGTGACGCGCTGCGGTTCGGCGGCGCCTCGATGGACCGCCAGTACCTCTGGGTGATCGGCATCGCGGCCCTGGTGATGCTCGCCGTGTGGCTGGTGCTCACCCGCACCCGGACCGGCTGGGCGATGCGGGCCACCGCGATGGACCCGGACGCCGCCCGGCTGTCCGGCATCTCGCCGAGCCGGATGTCGATGCTGGTCTTCCTCGCCGCGGCGGGGCTCGGCGCGATCGGCGGCATCGTCCTCGCGCCGCTGCAGTCCCCGGACGCGAGCGTCGGCATCGGGCTGGGGCTGAAGGGTTTCGCGGCGGCGGTGATCGGTGGCCTGGACCGGCCGGCCGGTGCGGTCGCGGGCGGCCTCGCGGTCGGCGTCGTCGAGGCGCTGGCCAGCGGGTACCTGCCGTCGTCCCAGTCCGGGTTCGCCGACGGCATCGCGTACGCGGTGTTGCTGGTGGCGCTGATCGCCCGGCCGACAGGGCTGCTGCGCCGAGTCACGGGAGAACGCGTCTGA
- a CDS encoding branched-chain amino acid ABC transporter permease, with the protein MAATDTAPAEAPTGLLARIDTHRRLRPLVRVALPAALLLVALLLIPFVFTRVAPYTMADGVQLVLLAVAALGLVPLTGYAGQVSLGQAAFYGTGAYATAILTVHYHLSPLLGILVGVVAAGLLAWLLGLALFRAAGHYLTLATIAVGLVLAVVVKQFDLTGGAEGISGLPALSLGGLQFSDDVSFFYLAAAVLVVASLVVQRVCRSQLGTTLLAISDSPIAAQSAGVDPAPQKRFAFVLAAVCSALGGTLYALWSSFVDVNTLDLNLSLQLLIIATVGGRRSVYGATVGAFVVVSLARFAKEWLPAVSSHAGGQVEIIAYGLALILVLRLLPRGIVGGAAAALKRLVR; encoded by the coding sequence ATGGCCGCCACCGACACCGCGCCGGCCGAGGCCCCGACCGGGCTGCTGGCCCGGATCGACACCCACCGGCGGCTCCGGCCGCTGGTCCGGGTGGCGCTGCCGGCGGCACTGCTGCTCGTCGCGCTGCTGCTGATCCCGTTCGTGTTCACCCGGGTGGCGCCGTACACGATGGCGGACGGGGTGCAGCTGGTGCTGCTGGCCGTCGCCGCGCTGGGGCTGGTGCCGCTGACCGGGTACGCCGGGCAGGTCTCGCTGGGGCAGGCGGCGTTCTACGGCACCGGCGCGTACGCGACGGCGATCCTGACCGTGCACTACCACCTGAGTCCGCTGCTGGGCATCCTGGTCGGGGTGGTCGCGGCCGGGCTGCTGGCGTGGCTGCTCGGCCTGGCGCTGTTCCGGGCCGCCGGCCACTACCTGACGCTGGCCACGATCGCGGTCGGCCTGGTGCTCGCCGTGGTGGTCAAGCAGTTCGACCTGACCGGCGGCGCCGAGGGCATCTCCGGTCTCCCCGCGCTGTCGCTCGGCGGTCTGCAGTTCAGCGACGACGTGAGCTTCTTCTACCTGGCCGCGGCGGTCCTGGTGGTGGCGAGCCTGGTCGTGCAGCGGGTCTGCCGGTCCCAGTTGGGCACCACCCTGCTGGCGATCTCCGACTCGCCGATCGCGGCGCAGTCCGCCGGGGTCGACCCGGCACCGCAGAAGCGGTTCGCCTTCGTCCTGGCGGCGGTGTGCAGCGCGCTGGGCGGCACCCTGTACGCGCTGTGGTCCAGCTTCGTCGACGTCAACACGCTGGACCTGAACCTGTCGCTGCAGCTGCTGATCATCGCCACCGTCGGCGGCCGGCGCAGCGTGTACGGCGCGACGGTCGGTGCGTTCGTCGTGGTGTCGCTCGCCCGGTTCGCCAAGGAGTGGCTGCCGGCGGTGTCCAGCCACGCCGGCGGCCAGGTCGAGATCATCGCGTACGGCCTGGCGCTGATCCTGGTGCTGCGGTTGCTGCCGCGCGGCATCGTCGGTGGCGCCGCCGCAGCCCTCAAGCGCCTGGTCAGGTAA
- a CDS encoding cytochrome P450: protein MATDEQVVYDPQTYQTGMPYEQLTRLREAAPVSWVPERSVDGAEHGPGYWAVWRHAEVKQVLKRPQLFSSELGATQIRDPATPEDLAYVQKSMLNMDPPEHSRLRRIVNRSFTPRAVERLRERIVERARLIVDEMIDGSTDHTADFAKVAADLPVWTLADVLGVPQTDRYLMFDWASRVIGFQDPEYAAISLTDATGTTPMAKAALAVRPSPGPDGTMPDPRTRGGIPDLYAYAHELAAEKRRAPGEDIMSLMLSQVDGDGLSTDEFENMFWLFAVAGNETLRNGIPGGMYALLHHPEQWRRLAADRSLLPGAADEMLRWWTPVIHFRRTATEDTELAGQRIAAGDKVVVYFASANRDPRAFDDPDTFDVTRSAADHLSFGHGPHYCLGSMLGKAQLVAMFDALLDRLAEVRAAGEPQRLRSNFQHGIKHLPIGWTLR, encoded by the coding sequence GTGGCAACCGACGAGCAGGTCGTCTACGACCCGCAGACCTACCAGACCGGCATGCCGTACGAGCAGCTGACCCGGCTGCGGGAGGCGGCGCCGGTGTCCTGGGTGCCGGAGCGGTCGGTCGACGGTGCCGAGCACGGCCCCGGGTACTGGGCGGTCTGGCGGCACGCCGAGGTCAAGCAGGTGTTGAAGCGGCCGCAGCTGTTCTCGTCCGAGCTGGGCGCCACCCAGATCCGTGACCCCGCGACGCCGGAGGACCTGGCGTACGTGCAGAAGTCGATGCTGAACATGGATCCGCCCGAGCACTCCCGGCTGCGCCGGATCGTGAACCGCTCGTTCACCCCGCGGGCGGTCGAGCGGCTGCGGGAACGCATCGTGGAACGTGCCCGGCTGATCGTGGACGAGATGATCGACGGCAGCACCGACCACACCGCCGACTTCGCCAAGGTCGCCGCCGACCTGCCGGTGTGGACGCTGGCCGACGTGCTCGGCGTGCCGCAGACCGACCGGTACCTGATGTTCGACTGGGCCAGCCGGGTGATCGGCTTCCAGGACCCGGAGTACGCGGCGATCTCGCTCACCGACGCCACCGGCACCACGCCGATGGCGAAGGCGGCGCTCGCGGTGCGGCCGAGCCCCGGCCCGGACGGCACCATGCCCGACCCGCGGACCCGCGGCGGCATCCCCGACCTGTACGCGTACGCGCACGAGCTGGCGGCCGAGAAGCGCCGCGCGCCGGGCGAGGACATCATGTCCCTGATGCTGTCCCAGGTGGACGGCGACGGGCTGTCCACCGACGAGTTCGAGAACATGTTCTGGCTGTTCGCGGTGGCCGGCAACGAGACGCTGCGGAACGGCATCCCGGGCGGCATGTACGCGCTGCTGCACCACCCGGAGCAGTGGCGGCGGCTGGCCGCGGACCGGTCGCTGCTGCCCGGCGCGGCCGACGAGATGCTGCGCTGGTGGACCCCGGTGATCCACTTCCGCCGGACCGCCACCGAGGACACCGAGCTGGCCGGGCAGCGCATCGCCGCCGGCGACAAGGTGGTCGTCTACTTCGCCTCGGCCAACCGCGACCCGCGGGCGTTCGACGACCCGGACACGTTCGACGTGACCCGCTCCGCGGCCGATCACCTGTCGTTCGGCCACGGCCCGCACTACTGCCTCGGCTCGATGCTGGGCAAGGCGCAGCTGGTGGCGATGTTCGACGCGCTGCTGGACCGGCTGGCCGAGGTGCGCGCGGCGGGTGAACCGCAGCGGCTGCGGTCCAACTTCCAGCACGGCATCAAGCACCTGCCGATCGGCTGGACCCTCCGCTAG
- a CDS encoding aldehyde dehydrogenase family protein produces MTEQVVRAAEELRGYDPRTGAEVGSPVAVADPAQVDAVARAAAGAAGPLAALSLPERAGLLRAVASALRDHDAELIALADAETALGSPRLPGELARTAAQLELFADAVEEGSFCEATVDLPDPNATPPRPDLRRLLLPLGPVAVFAASNFPFAFSVAGGDTASALAAGCPVVVKAHPSHPATSVRTGEVVAAALAAAGAPAGTFAVVHGEQAGRDLVTHPAITAVGFTGSLGGGRALFDLASSRPDPIPFYGELGSLNPAVATPAAVAVRGAEIAKGFVGSYTMGSGQFCTKPGLLFLPTGHALTEVLVRASRAATVAPLLNARIRAGYQAGVRELAAVPGVRALLAPSTVDGPGFGANPALLAVDVPTLVEHADELLRECFGPVSLIVEYADADELLRAVELLPGSLTGTVQGEETEPELPAALLEAFSERAGRVLWNGWPTGVAVSWAQQHGGPWPATTAPLFTSVGVTAIRRFLRPVAYQDVPDALLPAALRDANPLGLPRRLNGVLTDAPATRG; encoded by the coding sequence GTGACCGAGCAGGTCGTACGGGCGGCGGAGGAACTGCGCGGGTACGACCCGCGGACCGGCGCAGAGGTGGGCTCGCCGGTGGCGGTGGCCGACCCGGCGCAGGTCGATGCGGTCGCCCGGGCCGCGGCCGGGGCGGCCGGCCCGCTGGCCGCGCTGAGCCTGCCGGAACGGGCCGGGCTGCTGCGCGCGGTCGCGTCCGCGCTGCGCGACCACGACGCCGAGCTGATCGCGTTGGCCGACGCGGAGACCGCGCTCGGTTCGCCGCGGCTGCCCGGCGAGCTGGCCCGGACCGCGGCGCAGTTGGAGCTGTTCGCCGACGCGGTCGAGGAGGGCTCCTTCTGCGAGGCGACCGTCGACCTGCCGGACCCGAACGCGACGCCGCCGCGGCCCGACCTGCGCCGGTTGCTGCTGCCGCTGGGGCCGGTCGCCGTGTTCGCGGCGAGCAACTTCCCGTTCGCCTTCTCGGTGGCCGGGGGCGACACCGCGTCCGCGCTCGCGGCCGGTTGCCCGGTGGTGGTGAAGGCGCATCCGAGCCACCCGGCCACCTCGGTACGCACCGGGGAGGTCGTCGCAGCGGCGCTCGCCGCGGCCGGTGCACCGGCCGGGACGTTCGCCGTCGTGCACGGCGAGCAGGCCGGCCGGGACCTGGTCACGCACCCGGCGATCACCGCGGTCGGGTTCACCGGCTCGCTCGGCGGTGGTCGGGCGCTGTTCGACCTGGCGTCGTCGCGGCCGGACCCGATCCCGTTCTACGGTGAGCTGGGTTCGCTGAACCCGGCGGTGGCCACGCCGGCCGCGGTCGCGGTGCGCGGCGCCGAGATCGCCAAGGGATTCGTCGGGTCGTACACGATGGGCAGTGGCCAGTTCTGCACCAAGCCGGGGCTGCTGTTCCTGCCGACCGGGCACGCGCTGACCGAGGTGCTGGTGCGGGCGAGCCGGGCCGCCACCGTCGCGCCGCTGCTCAACGCCCGGATCCGCGCCGGGTACCAGGCCGGGGTGCGCGAGCTCGCCGCGGTGCCCGGCGTCCGCGCCCTGCTGGCTCCATCCACTGTGGATGGTCCGGGCTTCGGGGCGAACCCGGCACTGCTCGCCGTCGACGTGCCGACGCTGGTCGAGCACGCCGACGAGCTGCTGCGGGAGTGCTTCGGCCCGGTCTCGCTGATCGTCGAGTACGCGGACGCCGACGAGCTGCTGCGCGCGGTCGAGCTGCTGCCCGGCAGCCTGACCGGCACCGTGCAGGGTGAGGAGACCGAGCCGGAGCTGCCGGCGGCGCTGCTGGAGGCGTTCTCCGAGCGGGCCGGCCGGGTGCTGTGGAACGGCTGGCCGACCGGTGTCGCGGTGTCCTGGGCGCAGCAGCACGGCGGGCCCTGGCCGGCGACGACCGCGCCGCTGTTCACCTCGGTCGGCGTCACCGCGATCCGCCGGTTCCTGCGCCCGGTGGCGTACCAGGACGTGCCGGACGCGCTGCTGCCCGCCGCGCTGCGGGACGCGAACCCGCTCGGCCTGCCGCGCCGTCTCAACGGCGTACTCACCGACGCCCCCGCCACTCGCGGCTGA
- a CDS encoding DUF1269 domain-containing protein yields MLIGTLLGGPIGALVGGAAAGGGGALLGKLIDTGIKDHEVKQLRETVRPGTTALALLVSNVSTAALQAELERFPGATIMQSELPESALHVVRDALDAAPAEVAHDPNIRIGLDDPPPAAIPADPNIRIGLDDEPPRPPADEPPSRPVAPQDPTAPPSEQPSGPPHSSTEPNGPTTPA; encoded by the coding sequence GTGCTGATCGGGACCCTGCTCGGCGGCCCGATCGGGGCGCTGGTCGGTGGCGCCGCCGCCGGCGGCGGTGGCGCGCTGCTCGGCAAGCTGATCGACACCGGCATCAAGGACCACGAGGTCAAGCAGCTGCGCGAGACCGTCCGCCCCGGCACCACGGCGCTCGCACTGCTGGTCAGCAACGTGTCGACGGCGGCGCTGCAGGCCGAGCTGGAGCGGTTCCCGGGCGCCACGATCATGCAGTCCGAACTGCCGGAGAGCGCGCTGCACGTGGTGCGCGACGCGCTCGATGCGGCACCGGCCGAGGTCGCGCACGACCCGAACATCCGGATCGGGCTGGACGACCCGCCGCCGGCCGCCATCCCGGCCGACCCGAACATCCGCATCGGGCTGGACGACGAGCCGCCCCGGCCACCGGCCGACGAGCCGCCGTCCCGGCCGGTCGCGCCGCAGGACCCGACCGCGCCGCCGAGCGAGCAGCCGAGCGGCCCGCCGCACAGCAGCACCGAGCCGAACGGTCCGACCACACCGGCCTGA
- a CDS encoding endonuclease/exonuclease/phosphatase family protein, with translation MRLLRALGWVLVVLLTVIIVVRWAGWDRITPLVQAMVFVPYLTGLSLLGMLILFAGGRRKLGIFMVLVTIAYAGALLPRWAVGPVPKPNGYQLTVMTVNLHAGGADAAGLVRRIASVKPDLLAVQELTPAAVSALRRAGIGKYLPSQVLKPADKTTGTGLYSSGHLTAGSLSGTTSTLARASLPVGNTTLDVVSVHTRTPMLGSTVGDWTRDLSALPRTTEPGSQLLLGDFNATQDNQAFRQLEDNGYDDAAIGVGAGLKPTYAGWPVPPTPVDHVLLDHRVKPSAIHTYQLRGTSHRILVADLAVS, from the coding sequence ATGCGGCTGCTGCGCGCGCTCGGCTGGGTCCTGGTCGTCCTGCTCACGGTGATCATCGTGGTCCGCTGGGCCGGCTGGGACCGCATCACGCCGCTGGTGCAGGCGATGGTCTTCGTGCCGTACCTGACCGGGCTCAGCCTGCTCGGCATGCTGATCCTGTTCGCCGGTGGCCGCCGGAAGCTCGGCATCTTCATGGTCCTGGTGACCATCGCGTACGCGGGTGCGCTGCTGCCCCGGTGGGCGGTCGGCCCGGTGCCCAAGCCGAACGGCTACCAGCTGACGGTGATGACGGTGAACCTGCACGCCGGCGGCGCGGACGCGGCCGGGCTGGTTCGCCGGATCGCGTCGGTCAAGCCCGACCTGCTCGCGGTGCAGGAGCTGACGCCGGCCGCGGTGAGCGCGCTGCGCCGGGCCGGGATCGGCAAGTACCTGCCGAGCCAGGTGCTCAAGCCGGCGGACAAGACCACCGGCACCGGGTTGTACTCGTCCGGCCACCTCACCGCGGGGAGCCTGTCCGGAACCACCTCGACGCTGGCCCGGGCCAGCCTGCCGGTCGGGAACACCACGCTGGACGTCGTCTCGGTGCACACCCGTACCCCGATGCTGGGTTCGACGGTGGGCGACTGGACCCGCGACCTGTCGGCGCTGCCGCGCACCACCGAGCCGGGCAGCCAGCTGCTGCTCGGCGACTTCAACGCCACCCAGGACAACCAGGCGTTCCGGCAGCTGGAGGACAACGGCTACGACGACGCGGCGATCGGTGTCGGCGCCGGCCTGAAACCCACGTACGCCGGGTGGCCGGTGCCGCCGACGCCGGTCGACCACGTGCTGCTCGACCACCGGGTCAAGCCGAGTGCCATCCACACCTACCAGCTGCGCGGCACCAGCCACCGCATCCTGGTCGCCGACCTCGCGGTCAGCTGA
- a CDS encoding adenosine deaminase translates to MARPVPTIDEIRQAPKVLLHDHLDGGLRPATIIELAREIGYADSLPSTDPDELGRWFVEAANSGSLERYLETFDHTVAVMQTVAGLQRVAAECAEDLAADGVVYAEVRFAPEQHTARGLSLSEVVAVVLSGFAIGSHRAAEAGHQIRVGTLLTAMRHQARSMEIAELAVEFRDEGVVGFDIAGAEAGYPPTRHLDAFEYLQRENFHFTIHAGEAFGLPSIWQAIQWCGADRLGHGVRIVDDIARTPNGHRIGRLGQYVRDKRIPLELCPSSNVQTGAAASIAEHPIGLLHDLRFRVTVNTDNRLMSGTSMSREMALLAAAFGYGWNDLQWFTVNAMKSAFIGFDERLALINDVIKPAYAKLIG, encoded by the coding sequence ATGGCACGACCTGTACCCACCATCGACGAGATCCGGCAGGCACCCAAGGTCCTGCTGCACGACCATCTGGACGGCGGGCTGCGGCCCGCGACCATCATCGAGCTGGCCCGCGAGATCGGCTACGCGGACAGCCTGCCCTCGACCGACCCGGACGAGCTGGGCCGCTGGTTCGTCGAGGCGGCGAACTCCGGCTCGCTGGAGCGCTACCTGGAGACCTTCGACCACACCGTCGCGGTGATGCAGACCGTGGCGGGTCTGCAGCGCGTCGCCGCGGAGTGCGCCGAGGACCTGGCCGCCGACGGCGTGGTCTACGCCGAGGTCAGGTTCGCGCCGGAGCAGCACACCGCCCGCGGGCTGAGCCTGTCCGAGGTGGTGGCCGTGGTGCTGTCCGGCTTCGCGATCGGCAGTCACCGTGCCGCCGAGGCCGGGCACCAGATCCGGGTCGGCACCCTGCTCACCGCGATGCGACACCAGGCCCGGTCGATGGAGATCGCCGAGCTGGCGGTCGAGTTCCGGGACGAGGGTGTCGTCGGCTTCGACATCGCCGGTGCCGAAGCCGGATACCCGCCCACCCGGCACCTGGACGCGTTCGAGTACCTGCAGCGGGAGAACTTCCACTTCACCATCCACGCCGGCGAGGCGTTCGGGCTGCCGAGCATCTGGCAGGCGATCCAGTGGTGCGGCGCGGACCGGCTCGGGCACGGCGTGCGCATCGTCGACGACATCGCCCGCACCCCGAACGGGCACCGGATCGGCCGCCTCGGCCAGTACGTGCGAGACAAGCGGATTCCGCTGGAGCTGTGCCCGTCGTCGAACGTGCAGACCGGCGCCGCCGCGTCGATCGCCGAGCACCCCATCGGGCTGCTGCACGACCTGCGGTTCCGGGTCACCGTCAACACCGACAACCGGCTGATGTCCGGTACCAGCATGTCCCGCGAGATGGCGCTGCTCGCGGCGGCGTTCGGGTACGGCTGGAACGACCTGCAGTGGTTCACCGTGAACGCGATGAAGAGCGCGTTCATCGGCTTCGACGAGCGACTGGCGCTGATCAACGACGTGATCAAGCCGGCGTACGCGAAGCTGATCGGCTGA
- a CDS encoding DUF4272 domain-containing protein yields the protein MALAPDPTEVRRGTLDELSRLGVRLPPPQYPLIWDPGDRVAIRPRRELACRAAILTVLLAVHDRLPRRSAMRWLRDAQLLDRVTRREWRFIAGRLGDPALVDLQRDALHGLVWVLGLADDLDPLLPRSDRLDVLLPDPWADPAAFPAWLTRLPPPRRDPAEAAALLDLYCCLDWAYQEGERHGDPTPGPVPPVAIGARRWALEWAVVLRGPYHDDPPNWDDVDLSV from the coding sequence ATGGCGCTCGCCCCGGACCCGACCGAGGTACGGCGGGGCACGCTCGACGAGCTGAGCCGGCTCGGCGTCCGGCTGCCACCGCCGCAGTACCCGCTGATCTGGGATCCGGGCGACCGGGTGGCGATCCGGCCGCGGCGCGAGCTGGCCTGCCGCGCCGCGATCCTCACCGTCCTGCTGGCGGTGCACGACCGGCTGCCCCGGCGCAGCGCGATGCGCTGGCTGCGGGACGCCCAGCTGCTGGACCGGGTCACCCGGCGGGAATGGCGGTTCATCGCCGGCCGGCTCGGCGACCCGGCGCTGGTCGACCTGCAGCGCGACGCGCTGCACGGGCTGGTCTGGGTACTCGGCCTGGCCGACGACCTGGATCCGCTGCTGCCCCGGTCGGACCGGCTGGACGTGCTGCTGCCCGACCCGTGGGCCGACCCGGCTGCGTTCCCCGCCTGGTTGACCCGGCTGCCCCCGCCCCGGCGCGACCCGGCCGAGGCCGCCGCGCTGCTCGACCTGTACTGCTGCCTGGACTGGGCGTACCAGGAGGGCGAGCGGCACGGCGATCCGACGCCGGGTCCGGTGCCGCCGGTCGCGATCGGTGCCCGCCGCTGGGCGCTGGAGTGGGCGGTCGTGCTGCGCGGCCCGTACCACGACGACCCGCCGAACTGGGACGACGTCGACCTCTCGGTCTGA